From a region of the Stenotrophomonas sp. BIO128-Bstrain genome:
- a CDS encoding sensor histidine kinase has product MAAVPMAGDARAPSSIRRTLWLYLGGLMALFAVALFFGARDYGQRAANRSYDHLLVSSALSIIDSVALVEAQWQVDLPYAALDLLAMAPEDRVFYRVSDARNQTVTGYDDLPAPPRTPTDRPQLFDAPYSGETVRFVVVSRRVSSPSAQAEVRVQVGQTRRAREALAQDMVTRALVAIVVLSLLSLALVALGVHRALRPLVRVERELSRREPSDLRPLDAATPQEMDQMVGALNRFMGRLSTSNETLRAFMAEAAHQMRTPLAALRAQAQLALDDDDPEDMRRSLQAIERNATHMSRLLNQLLSDASVIHRANLQRFAPVDLAETVHQALHEALPQALPAPRVQLAVTREPAWVNGDALLLREAIKNLIDNALKYGGDGALQLALTTDDTHCVLTIADHGPGIAPADAERVFERFARGEGAAAGGAGLGLAIVKRVVDSHGGHIDLSNRVGGGLIATIRLPRRHA; this is encoded by the coding sequence ATGGCAGCCGTCCCGATGGCGGGTGATGCCCGCGCGCCGAGCTCGATCCGGCGCACGCTGTGGCTCTATCTCGGCGGCTTGATGGCGCTGTTCGCCGTGGCGCTGTTCTTCGGTGCACGCGACTATGGCCAGCGCGCCGCCAATCGTTCCTACGATCACCTGCTGGTGTCCTCGGCACTGTCGATCATCGATTCGGTGGCGCTGGTGGAGGCGCAGTGGCAGGTCGATCTGCCCTACGCCGCGCTCGACCTGCTGGCGATGGCGCCGGAAGACCGCGTGTTCTATCGCGTCTCCGATGCACGCAACCAGACCGTGACCGGCTACGACGATCTGCCGGCACCGCCCCGCACGCCGACCGATCGTCCGCAGCTGTTCGATGCGCCGTACAGCGGCGAGACCGTGCGCTTCGTCGTGGTGTCGCGGCGGGTCTCCTCCCCGTCCGCGCAGGCGGAAGTCCGTGTGCAGGTCGGGCAGACCCGGCGCGCACGTGAGGCGCTTGCCCAGGACATGGTGACCCGCGCCCTGGTCGCGATCGTGGTGCTCTCGCTGTTGTCGCTGGCCCTGGTCGCGCTCGGCGTGCACCGCGCGCTGCGGCCGCTGGTGCGGGTCGAACGCGAGCTGTCCCGGCGCGAGCCCTCCGATCTGCGGCCACTGGATGCGGCCACGCCGCAGGAGATGGACCAGATGGTCGGTGCGCTGAACCGCTTCATGGGGCGGCTGTCGACCAGCAATGAAACCCTGCGCGCGTTCATGGCCGAGGCCGCGCACCAGATGCGTACGCCGCTGGCCGCGCTGCGCGCGCAGGCGCAGCTGGCACTGGATGACGATGATCCGGAGGACATGCGCCGCAGCCTGCAGGCGATCGAGCGCAACGCCACCCACATGAGCCGCCTGCTCAACCAGCTGCTCAGCGATGCCAGCGTGATCCATCGCGCGAACCTGCAGCGGTTCGCGCCGGTGGACCTGGCCGAGACCGTGCACCAGGCCCTGCATGAGGCGCTCCCGCAGGCATTGCCCGCACCCCGCGTGCAGTTGGCGGTGACCCGCGAGCCGGCCTGGGTCAACGGCGATGCACTGCTGCTGCGCGAAGCGATCAAGAACCTGATCGACAACGCGCTCAAGTACGGTGGGGACGGCGCGTTGCAGCTCGCGTTGACCACCGATGACACCCACTGCGTACTGACCATCGCCGATCACGGCCCGGGCATCGCGCCGGCCGATGCGGAGCGGGTCTTCGAGCGTTTCGCGCGTGGCGAAGGTGCGGCCGCCGGTGGCGCCGGGCTCGGACTGGCGATCGTCAAGCGCGTGGTTGACAGCCATGGCGGCCATATCGATCTGTCCAACCGGGTGGGCGGCGGCCTGATCGCCACGATCCGGCTGCCGAGGAGGCACGCATGA